A single Glycine soja cultivar W05 chromosome 14, ASM419377v2, whole genome shotgun sequence DNA region contains:
- the LOC114385369 gene encoding pathogen-associated molecular patterns-induced protein A70-like, translated as MLDESVSSTPTFLGSLYSWFTPTVFFLLLQLVIGTIFIISNLANTHKHQQQEPQQAHDFPHHHLPRSPSMLQRLKSINFYPSSPFRSQDLQNPHFHNAHENEQPQLARSPSVLQRLKSINLYSYFPTEPFTSKLTPDQHVPEKPYVREQNQPQQVVETDEEKEEGYDDYVVEDDNNIIMSTHNYNYNLGVSEEGGAGSSSLDEIYCKLQQQGQEGHFERTHSDTKPASGEVPVKLPRKMKKSASSKSAFSHFKEDDIVETRRPATVREAKVTGGAAEDDAEVDAKADDFINKFKQQLKLQRLDSIIRYKEMIGRGSAK; from the coding sequence ATGCTTGATGAATCAGTCTCATCCACCCCAACATTCTTGGGCAGCCTGTACAGCTGGTTCACCCCCACtgtcttcttcctcctcctccaacTAGTCATTGGCACCATTTTCATCATCTCAAACCTTGCCAACACCCACAAACACCAACAACAAGAACCACAACAAGCACATGACTTTCCACACCACCATCTTCCCAGATCCCCTTCCATGCTCCAAAGACTCAAATCCATCAACTTTTACCCTTCTTCCCCTTTCAGATCCCAAGACCTTCAAAACCCTCATTTTCACAACGCTCATGAAAATGAACAACCTCAACTTGCTAGATCTCCCTCCGTTCTCCAGAGACTCAAATCCATCAACCTCTACAGTTACTTCCCTACCGAACCCTTCACTTCCAAACTCACACCCGACCAGCACGTGCCGGAGAAACCGTACGTGCGAGAACAAAACCAACCGCAACAAGTGGTGGAAACGGACGAGGAAAAAGAAGAGGGTTATGATGACTATGTTGTCGAAGATGACAACAACATCATTATGAGCACGCACAATTACAATTATAACCTCGGAGTCTCCGAAGAGGGTGGTGCTGGTTCTTCCTCGCTGGACGAGATTTACTGCAAGCTGCAGCAGCAGGGGCAAGAGGGTCATTTCGAGCGGACGCACTCCGACACGAAGCCGGCGTCCGGGGAGGTTCCGGTGAAGCTTccgaggaagatgaagaagtcggCGAGCAGCAAGTCGGCGTTCTCGCACTTCAAGGAGGACGACATCGTGGAGACTCGCCGGCCGGCCACCGTGAGGGAGGCCAAGGTAACCGGCGGCGCCGCCGAGGACGACGCCGAGGTGGACGCCAAGGCCGACGACTTCATCAACAAGTTCAAGCAACAGCTGAAGCTCCAGAGGCTGGATTCCATCATCAGGTACAAGGAAATGATTGGCAGAGGGTCTGCTAAGTAA